DNA from Nitriliruptor alkaliphilus DSM 45188:
CCGTCCCGACATCCTCGACCCCGCCCTGCTGCGTCCGGGTCGCTTCGACCGCCAGATCCCGGTCGACCGTCCGGACCTGATCGGTCGCGAGTCGATCCTCAACGTCCACGCCCGGGGCAAGCCGCTCGACGACGACGTCGACCTGTCGGTGCTGGCCCGCCAGACGCCGGGCTTCACCGGCGCCGACCTCGCCAACCTCGTCAACGAGGGTGCGTTGCTCGCGGCCCGGTACGGCAAGAAGACCATCGCCATGTCCGAGCTCGAGGAGTCGATCGAGCGCGTCATCGCCGGCCCCGAGCGCCGGACCCGCCTGATGTCCGAGCGCGAGAAGCGGACCGTCGCCTACCACGAGGGTGGGCACGCCATCGTGGGTCACGCGCTGCCGAACGCCGACCCGGTGCACAAGGTCACCATCATCCCGCGCGGACAGGCCCTCGGGTTCACGATGCAGCTGCCCACCGAGGACAAGTACCTGATCTCGCGCAGCGAGCTGATCGACCGGCTCGCGGTCATGCTCGGTGGTCGTGTCGCCGAGGAGCTCAAGATCGGCGACATCACCACCGGTGCCGGCGACGACATCAAGAAGGCGACCGCGACCGCCAAGCAGATGGTCACCCAGTACGGGATGAGCGACCTCCTCGGCCCGATCACGCTCGGCAGCGGGGACTCCCAGCCGTTCATGGGTCGCGAGATGGGCGGCGCGCCGGACTACTCCGGGCAGGTGGCCGCCCAGATCGACGAGGAGGTGCGCAAGCTCCTCGACGAGGCCCACGACGAGGCGCTCGAGATCCTGGTCGAGAACGACGACGTGCTCGAGGCCCTGGCCGCCAAGCTCCTCGAGGTCGAGACCGTCGACGGCGCGTTGATGGCCGAGGTCTTCGCGCCGATCGACAAGCGTCCGACGCGGGCCGTCGTTGCACCGGAGCAGAAGGACGCGGCTCACGTCATCGATCGGCTCCGCCGCCTCGACCCGTCCCTGCGTCAGAACAGTGGCAACGGGTCCCACGGCAACGGTGGTCCGACGAAGGCCACGCGGAAGACGACGCGCAAGAGCACCTCCGGGTCGTCCACCGAGAAGCGGTCCACGAAGCGGTCGACGAGCGCCCGTCGCCGCGACACCGAGGACTGAGGTGCGCCACATCACCGGCGTGGAGCCCAACGGTTCGTTCGATCACGACAAGATCCAACGGGCCGTGCGGATGCTGTTCGAGGCGATCGGCGAGGACCCCGACCGTCCCGGCATCGTCGACACGCCCGCGCGCGTCGCCCGTGAGTACGACGAGATCTTCGCGGGGCTGCTCGTCGACCCCGCCGACGTGCTGTCGGTCGTGTTCGACGAGAACCACGACGAGATCGTGATGATGCGCGACATCGCCTTCAACAGCATGTGCGAGCACCACCTCGTCCCGTTCAGCGGCCGGGCGCACGTGGCGTACCTGCCGAACGTGTCGGGGCAGGTCACGGGGTTGTCGAAGCTCGCCCGGCTCGTGGACGTGTGCGCGAAGCGGCCGGGCCTCCAGGAACGCATGACGACGATGATCGCCGACACCATGGAGCGCAAGCTCGAGCCGCGCGGGGTGATGGTGGTGATCGAGGCCCGTCACCTGTGCATGGAGATGCGCGGCATCCGCCGTGCGGGTGCCGAGACGGTGACCTCGACGGTCCGGGGTGCCTTCCGGGACGACCCGAGCACCCGAGCGGAGGCCCTCGCGCTGCTGCGCGGCGGCTTCGGCGGCCTCGCCTGACCGTCTGCGCGGCGTCACGCTGACCGGGCGGACGGACGCGCGCGTTCGTGCCCTAGGCTGCGTAGCCCGCACCGTCGATGGAGGCCAGCCCCGTGGCGGACGATCGCCCGATCTGCCGCGTCGAGGACGCGCGTCTGGTGCCGGATGGTGGTCCGGCACGGTTGGTGCTGACCGGGCTCGATCGCGCCGCGGAGATCGCCGACAAGGTCGCGGCCGCGCGTGGCGTGGGACGCGCCGACGGGGACCGGCTGGAGGTCATGGCGGTGCCCTCGCGCCTGACCGACGCTGCGGGCCGGGTCGGTGGCGCTGACCTCGCCGTACCGCTCGGTGAGGTCGTCGAGGCTGCGGTCGCCGCCTGGCTGGCGGGCTCGCCGGACCTGGTCACCCCCGCTGGCACCCTGCCGACCGGTTCGCGCCCGGTCGTCCTCGGGGTCCTGAACGTCACCCCGGATTCGTTCTCGGACGGCGGTACCGCGTTCGGCCCGGCCGACCACCCGGCAGCGGCCATCCGCGCCGGTGAGGCGCTGCTGGCCGCCGGGGCGGACGCGATCGACATCGGGGGGGAGTCGACCCGGCCGGGTGCGGACCCGGTGCCCCTCGACGAGGAGCTGCGGCGGGTGCTGCCCGTGGTCGAGGCGCTGGCCGCGACCGGCGCGGTCGTGGCCATCGACACGGTGAAGGGCGCGGTGGCGCGCGCCGCCGTCGAGGCTGGCGCCAGCATCGTCAACGACGTGTCCGGCGGGTCGCTCGACCCGGACATGCGCGAGGCGGTGCTCGACCTCGGCGTGCCGTACGTGCTCACCCACCTGCTCGGCGAGCCACGGACCATGCAGCGCGATCCGCGCTACGACGACGTGGTCACCGAGGTGTTCGACCACCTCGCCGCCGGCGTCCGTGGCCTGGTCGCCGACGGGCTGCCGGCGGACCACATCGTGGTCGACCCGGGACTCGGGTTCGGGAAGACCGCGCGGCACAACCTGGCGCTCCTGCGGGCCACACGCGACCTGACCTCCCTCGGCAGGCCCGTGCTGATCGGCGCCTCCCGCAAGAGCTTCCTCGGCACCCTCACCGGCGTCGACGACCCGGCGCAGCGGATCGAGGGATCCCTCGCCGCGGCCGCCGTGGCGGTGACCGGGGGCGCCCGGATCATCCGCGCGCACGACGTGCAGGCCACCGTCCGCGCCGTCCGGGTCGCCCACGCCGTCGCGCAGAGCCAGGACGCCTGACCACGCCAGCCTCGGCGGTCCCGGCGACTTCGCTCAGGACACCGCGGTGGGCGGGGCGATCGGCAGGTGCGGCCTGACCAGAACCGTGAGATGCGACGGTTCTCGTCGCCGCGCCGCTCGGCGGCGCCTCGAGCCAGCCCACAACCGTCACACGCGACGGTTGTGGGGGATCGCCTGGCGCGACGGGTGGCCGCGGAGGCCGGGAACCGTCACCTCCGACGGTTGTGGGGCGGGATTGACGATCCCCCCGGCGTCGCCGGACGGGTGCGCAACCGCCGTGTGTTCCACCGGTAGCGCCGCGGCCCGAGGGTCCCGGCGATGCCCACGCGCGGGCGCGCTCCGTCGGGGGAGCGGGTCGCAGTAGCCTCGTGGTCCGTCGGTTCCCACCGCCCAGGATCCCCGTTGGACCGCATCGCCGTGACCGGCATCGAGGTGTTCGCCCACCACGGGGTGCTGCCGCACGAGCGTGCACTCGGCCAGCGGTTCGTGATCGACCTGGTGCTCGAGCTCGATCTCGCGCCCGCCGCCGCGTCCGACGACGTGAACGACACCGTCCACTACGGCGAGCTGGCCGCGGACGTGGCCGCGCTGGTGGCCGACGACCCGGTCGATCTGATCGAGACCGTCGCCGAGCGCGTCGCGACCCGGTGTCTGGTCGACCCGCGGGTCTCGGCGACCGAGGTCACCGTCCACAAGCCGGCGGCGCCGCTGCCCGTCGTCGCCACCGAGGTCGCCGTCACGGTCCGCCGCGAGCGCACCTGATGGCGGCCGAGCTCACCTTCCTGTCGCTCGGCGCGAACGTCGGTGATGCACTCGAGACGTTGACCGCCGCCGTGTACGCCCTCGACGAGCTCGACGGGGTGGCGGTCGAGGAGGTCTCGGGGGTGTACGAGACCGCCCCGTGGCCGCCCCCGGACGACCCGCGGCACGTTCCCCAGGACCCCTACCTCAACCTGGTCGTGCGCAGCCGGACGAGCCTCACCCCCCGGGCGTTGCTGCACGAGACGCAGCTGCTCGAGACCGCGTTCGGTCGGGACCGGGCGACCGAACAGCGCTGGGGCCCGCGGCCGCTGGACATCGACCTGCTGCTCGTCGGCGACGCGTTGGTGGACACCCCCGAGCTCCAGCTTCCCCACCCGCGCCTCGAGGAACGCGCCTTCGTGCTGGTGCCGCTGCTCGAGGTCTGGCCAGGCGGCACGCTGCCGGGCGGGCGTCGCGTCACCCAGGCGCTCGCGGCCCTGGCGCCCATCGAGGGGATCGAGCTGGTGGTCCGCCTGGCCGACGT
Protein-coding regions in this window:
- the ftsH gene encoding ATP-dependent zinc metalloprotease FtsH, producing the protein MKPGQRLLRGPLPWVLAFAAALWIGVSILSSAAAPDELTWTEFSAAVEEGQLQGQNLEETTIGSRSHSMEGERVVNGQPTSFRVIYDPDIVGDQIGDWIEAGRLRTAFNAEAPGALTSILATVLPFILILGIFFLLMNNMQGGGGRVMQFGKSKAKMVSKDAPKVTFADVAGADEAVEELREIKEFLSNPQKFQAMGAKIPKGALLYGPPGTGKTLLARAVAGEAGVPFFSISGSDFVEMFVGVGASRVRDLFEQAKANAPAIIFVDEIDAVGRHRGAGMGGGHDEREQTLNQLLVEMDGFDVRTTVILIAATNRPDILDPALLRPGRFDRQIPVDRPDLIGRESILNVHARGKPLDDDVDLSVLARQTPGFTGADLANLVNEGALLAARYGKKTIAMSELEESIERVIAGPERRTRLMSEREKRTVAYHEGGHAIVGHALPNADPVHKVTIIPRGQALGFTMQLPTEDKYLISRSELIDRLAVMLGGRVAEELKIGDITTGAGDDIKKATATAKQMVTQYGMSDLLGPITLGSGDSQPFMGREMGGAPDYSGQVAAQIDEEVRKLLDEAHDEALEILVENDDVLEALAAKLLEVETVDGALMAEVFAPIDKRPTRAVVAPEQKDAAHVIDRLRRLDPSLRQNSGNGSHGNGGPTKATRKTTRKSTSGSSTEKRSTKRSTSARRRDTED
- the folE gene encoding GTP cyclohydrolase I FolE; translation: MRHITGVEPNGSFDHDKIQRAVRMLFEAIGEDPDRPGIVDTPARVAREYDEIFAGLLVDPADVLSVVFDENHDEIVMMRDIAFNSMCEHHLVPFSGRAHVAYLPNVSGQVTGLSKLARLVDVCAKRPGLQERMTTMIADTMERKLEPRGVMVVIEARHLCMEMRGIRRAGAETVTSTVRGAFRDDPSTRAEALALLRGGFGGLA
- the folK gene encoding 2-amino-4-hydroxy-6-hydroxymethyldihydropteridine diphosphokinase, translating into MAAELTFLSLGANVGDALETLTAAVYALDELDGVAVEEVSGVYETAPWPPPDDPRHVPQDPYLNLVVRSRTSLTPRALLHETQLLETAFGRDRATEQRWGPRPLDIDLLLVGDALVDTPELQLPHPRLEERAFVLVPLLEVWPGGTLPGGRRVTQALAALAPIEGIELVVRLADVPGRHLTRPEGPGAPPPSFDRPGLDPTPDGPRGDR
- the folB gene encoding dihydroneopterin aldolase, producing the protein MDRIAVTGIEVFAHHGVLPHERALGQRFVIDLVLELDLAPAAASDDVNDTVHYGELAADVAALVADDPVDLIETVAERVATRCLVDPRVSATEVTVHKPAAPLPVVATEVAVTVRRERT
- the folP gene encoding dihydropteroate synthase, whose protein sequence is MADDRPICRVEDARLVPDGGPARLVLTGLDRAAEIADKVAAARGVGRADGDRLEVMAVPSRLTDAAGRVGGADLAVPLGEVVEAAVAAWLAGSPDLVTPAGTLPTGSRPVVLGVLNVTPDSFSDGGTAFGPADHPAAAIRAGEALLAAGADAIDIGGESTRPGADPVPLDEELRRVLPVVEALAATGAVVAIDTVKGAVARAAVEAGASIVNDVSGGSLDPDMREAVLDLGVPYVLTHLLGEPRTMQRDPRYDDVVTEVFDHLAAGVRGLVADGLPADHIVVDPGLGFGKTARHNLALLRATRDLTSLGRPVLIGASRKSFLGTLTGVDDPAQRIEGSLAAAAVAVTGGARIIRAHDVQATVRAVRVAHAVAQSQDA